Part of the Candidatus Margulisiibacteriota bacterium genome is shown below.
AGCCCTGCGTTAACACCGAGGGTCATCCCCATTCCTGCAGCCGCCGGTGCCGCCTTTGGGGCGGGTGCCGGTGCAGCCGGAGCCGGTGCTGCCGCAGCAGCCTCTTCTGCTTCTAATTTTGCTTTCAGCGCTTCCCATCTGCGCAACGTTCCCTGCTTTTCCGCCTGCATCTGCTTCATCTTGACGGTATTGCCCTGTTTCCTGAACTTGATGATCTTAGCATCAACAACTTTCAGGTAGTCCCTTACCGCCTGCTTTTCCTCTTCGAGGGTTCTTGCAAAGGAAGAAGCGGCAACTGTTGCGACAAAAGCGATAGCCAAAAGCACTGCTATTGTCTTTTTCATTTTGTGGTTCTTCCGGTTTTTAGATTTTCGGGTTCCCGGGTTTTCTATTCCGGAGTATCCTAGTTTCCTCCGCAAACGCTTCCCGTTCTTCCGCGTTCTGATGGTAACCGGTCGTTGTTTCACCACCTTTCAAGTCCATCAAAACTCCTTCAATCATACCCCCTGCCCCCTGTTTTTGTCAATACCCGTTCTTTCTCCCTTGCCATATTACCCAAATGTATTATAGTATTAAGGCATGACCCCATTTTCCCTGTTCAAACAGCAGCCGAAACATCCTTTCTACGAGGAAGAACGCAACATATATGTGGGCAACCTCAACCTTGAGGGGGACCAGCTCAAAGACCTGCATCACCTTAAGGGCATCTTTAAGCGCATTCTTCACAAAAGAATAGACCGCTTCCACCCTGACAACAAAAGGGTCATCACCAGATTCCTTGAGATAGGCAGCCCCTCCCATCTGCGCTCGGTCATAAAAAGAGCAGTTGAGCTTGGCAAGGAAGAAACCCAAAAGAGGACAGCCGAGGTCATAAAAGAATTCTCGAAAAGACACCACAACTTCGAGGAAATACTTATGAAGAACTACCTGAGAGTGGAGGGGATAGCCGCCTCTTTCGGCCATTTTCTGTACAGGGAAAAGAAGCTCTTCATCGGCTCTCTTTTTACGCTGGAATATTCGCATGAATCGACCAGCCTCTTTAATCCTTCCGTTGTCCTGTATCCCAAGCAGAACGACCTGAAAGAAGGCCAGTTGAGAGTGGTCTTCTGCTTCAGGGCCACGGGAGAGGGGCACATATCCTCCATAGTGTTCAGAAGCGCGATCATAGAAAGCAATAACGACATATATCTTGAGCCTGTGAGCCGCTTTGCCGCCACCCCTGACATCATTATGGACCCCAGCTATGACAAGGACAACTTTATTGAAAAGCTAAGGGACCTTAACTCCTATGACGATGCCGCGGCTTCGGTCATGGGGCAGTTGGGAGACACTTTTACCTACAGCGAACTCATGGAAAAGCTAAAAGACCCCAGGTCCCGGCTCAAATGGCTGGCAGACTGCAACTACGAGGTCCACTTTCCTGCCGACAGGCTGATCTCTGAAAGGGTCGTCTTCCCCGTATCTCCCAGCGAGAGCAACGGGATGGAGGACGCAAGGTTCGTACGCTTTGCAAAGGAGGACGGGACCTTTACCTATTACGCCACTTACACCGCTTACAACGGCTCGGCCATCCTGCCAGGGCTGCTGGAGACAAAGGATTTTCACCATTTCAAGATAAACACCCTCAACGGAAAATTTGCAAGGGACAAGGGCATGGCGCTTTTCCCCAGAAAAGTGAACGGAAGGTATCTGATGGTATCCCGCGCCGACGGGGAAAATCTTTTTCTTATGTATTCGGACAACCTTTACTTTTGGAACGAAGCCGTCAAACTGCAGGAGCCCCGCTATGCCTGGGAAATGGTAAAGATAGGCAACTGCGGCTCTCCTATAGAGACCAAAGAAGGCTGGCTGCTTTTGACGCACGGGATCGGCCCCATGCGCAAATACTGCATAGGAGTGGAGCTGCTGGACCTTAACGATCCCTCCCGGGTCATTGCAAAGCTTGAAGAGCCTCTGATAAGCCCGACGGAGGAAGGCAGGGACGGTTATGTTCCCAATGTGGTATACAGCTGCGGTTCTATCCTGGTAAGGGACAAACTGATAATCCCCTATGCTTCTTCGGACTCTGTTTCAAGCATCGCTATCATCGGCGTAAAGGAGCTTTTGGACCGGCTGCTGAAGCGCTGATCACTCCAGGTCTTCTATCTCGTGCTCTTCCATCATAGCAAGCAAAGCCAAAAGAAATGATATCGTGCTTTCCGCACCCTGGTTCAGGCTGGCCCCGCCCTTCATAAGCCCGTCGGAACAGCCTTTGGAAGCGATGTCGTACATCGGTATCCCAAGGTCGTTCTCTCCCAGGAACCAGTCAAAGGCCGTCTTCATCTTCTTCAGATAGCCGGTGTTGTGGGTAGTTCTGTAGGCAGACTGAAAAGCCATCACCATAGCGGTCACATCTATAGGCTGCTGGTCAAACTGCGCTTTTTTGCCCCCTTTGCGGTACCAGCCGTCGTTGCCTATCACCGAAAGGATGCCGTTGTTAAAGGTCAACTTTTCAAGAAAAGCAAGCGAGGCCTCGGCGGCTGAAAGCAGGCTTTCGTCCCTAAGTATCCCGTAAGCGTTAAAGAGCGCCATGGGCAGGACCGCGTTATCATAGCAGAGTATGTCCTCGAACCAGTCCCAGCCCGGCTGTGCGTGTTTCTTGTACGCTTCTTCCAGTTCCAAAGCCAGTTTTTTTAAAAGGCTGTAGGCCTGCTCGTCCGAATTAAATGTCCTAAGATAGCAGGACAAACCCAGGGCCGCAAAAGCTTTTCCTCTTAAGTTAAGCCCGGAGATCATGTTAAAAGACCTTCTTATCAGTTCGGCGGCAAAAGACCTGTAGGATTCGTCCTTGTTCCTCCAGATCAAAAATCCCAACGCCCAGACCGCCCTGCCGTTGGAATCATCGGAGCCTTTTTCTTCCAGCAGGTTCCTTTTGTAATCCATAAAATTGGCAAAGGAGCCGTCCTGCTTTTGCATATGTTTTATATAACCGCAATAGACCGGCAGCAGTTCCTGAGCCGCCTCCTCTTTGAGCAGGAAAACAGCCCATGCGGCAACCATGATCGCCCTTGCGTTATCATCCAAGCAGTACCCGGTGCTTCTGTCCGGTATCAGATACTTTGCGTGCTGTATGATACCGGTGTCATCGGTCAGCCTCTTGATGTGCGACAGGTCAAATTCCGGCAGCCCCATCGTGGAAGTGGACTTGGGGTAATGCAGATAGACCGCTTTCTTTTCCCCCGACACCTTTGACAGCAGTTCGGCGTATCTGGAAGAGACTTTTTTCCAGGTCATCTGCCTGCCGAACCCATAGGTCCTTGCCTGAAGTTCTTTTAATTTTTTCTCGTCCTTGAGCAGCCCCAGCAGCAGCTGTGAAAGCTTTTCGCTGTCGTTAAAATCAAAAAGCAACCCCTTGTTATCGCAGAGCATTTCTTCCGCGTACCAGTAAGGGGTGGACAGGATCGCGTTGCCCGCCCCTATCGCGTAAGAAAGGGTCCCGCTCACCACCTGCGCCTTGTTCATGTAGGGCGTAACATAGATATCGGAGGCGATCAGCCACTCATAAAGCTCTTCCAGCTTTACGAACCTGTCGTCAAAGATCACATGCGGTCTTAAATTGAGCTTGCCGACAAGCTTGACAAGGCTTTCCCTGTATCTTTCCCCGTGGTCCCTTTTGACATGGGGATGGGTCCTGCCCAGGACCACATAGGTCAAATCCGGGAACTCTTTTACCACCGGCGGCAGCGCCTTTATGACGGCCTCTATCCCCTTGTTGGGGGAAAGCAGACCAAAGGTCAGGATCATTTTTCTGCCTTCAAGTTTGAAGCGCTTTTTGTAATGAGAAGAATCCAGAGAGGTAAAATCGGGTGTGCCGTGGAATATCATCTCTATCTTTTCGGCAGGGGCTCCGTACACTTCCTTTAGGAGCTCTATGCTCTTTTTGCTCATGACCACGACCTTGTTGGATCTCTGGATAAGTTCGGACATTATCCTTTTCTGGTTGGCATTGGGCGTTTGAAGAACTGTGTGAAAGGTCGTAACCAGCGGCACCGTCAGTTTGGACAAAAGGGAAAGTATGTAGATGCCGTCCCAGCCGCCGAAGATGCCGAACTCATGCTGGAGGCAAACCACCTGAGCATTGCTGGTGTTTATTATGTTGGCAGCCTCGATATAATCCTTTTGCCTGTTCTGGTTGATAGAAAAGATGACTTCCTTAGGATAGTCGTAGAGCTTTCCCTCATCGTTGAGAGCTATGGCAAAAACACTTGACTTGTCCGAAAGACTCTTCATCACGGCCTTGCACAGGTCAGCTGTAAAAGTGGCTATGCCGCAGACCCTGGGAAGGTAATTGCCTATAAAAGCAACATTAAGGTCCTTTTTGCGCTTGAACATCTTTAGAAAGCCGTCGCTGTCCCTAGCTTGAAGTTAAGGCCTTTAAGGGAAGGTTCGCTGTCCGAATACTTTATCCCGGAATAACCTGCCTGCATGTTAAAGGTGGCAACATCCGCAAAAACATAGTTTAGCCCAACATACGCTTCTATCCCCCATTTGCCGGCGGCGGCATCGTTGACCTTGACCGGGAACAGATAGGCCCCTCCTATATAATAGGAAAGCTTTTGCTGGGGAGATACAAAGATATCTGTCAGGTTCACCAGAGCGCCGAGTTTAAGGTTTATCACCTTGACAGGAGCCTGCACCGGGGTCTGATCGGCTCCGCTTGCAAAGCCGATGCCCGTCCTTATCCTTACTCCGGTTGCCCCGAGGTTTGTTATGTCATAATCCAGGTCGGCTGATATCCCAGGGATTCCCGCGTCGTAACCTGCGTTAAGGCCAAGGAGCAGCCCTGATCCTTCTCGGACTTTTACTTTTTGTTTTGCGGGAGCAGCGGATTCTGCCGGCAAAGGGGCTGCCTCCGCACTGACAACAGGAGAAGGTTCCGCCGCCGGAACTGGCATCGGCACCGGTTTTACAACGGGAGAAACCTTTGCTTTAGGCGTCGGTTTAACAACTTTTTTTACCGGTTTTTTTGCTGCGGGCTTTTTCTTGGCTGCCGCAATTGTTGCAGCCGAAAAACCTGCGATCAAAAGCAACGAAAGAGCAAGCGCTATTAATTTCTTCATTATTATGATATCCTTCTATATTCTCAGCCGCCCGACACAAAATACTATCATTTCTCCCCAAAAGAGTAAACAGTTCTCCAGTCCTTCTTCATGTCAACTACCGTCCAGCCATTGGCTTTAGCCATGTCAAGGCCTTTGTCCAGTCGTCCGACCGCGGACTTGCGGTCATAAGCCCACTCGCGCTTGGCATCGGTATGATGAATGTACATGCAAAAAGAGGGGCCGCTGCCGGCAGCAGTCCACTGCATCATCGGCAGGTCGCCGTCCGAATTGCCGAACGAGGCGATCGGCCGTCTGCCGATGCGGGATTGTATTCCTAAGGGTTTCCCGTCCCTGTCGTTGATAAAGCCAAGCTGCGGAAGAGCAACGATCACAGGTTTTCCGTTGCGAAGCTCAAACTTCATCTTCAATTCACTGCCAATAACCTGCTCGGGAGGAATGCCGTAAACTTTTTCGGTCCACGGGAGCATGAATTGCCTGTCGCCGCCCGAAACAATGTAGGTCTTAAACCCGCTGGCTCGCAGGTAAGAAAGCAGCTCTATCATCGGCTGGTATACCATTTCCCTATATAGTCTCTTGGTCTTTGGATGTCTTGCCTTATTGATCCAGGCAGCCGCCACTTTTTCAAATTCCTCGGTGGTAAGCCCTTCCTGCGCGGCTACAAACATTTCCATAAGCGCCTTATCGCCGATAGAAAAAGCGGACTTTAAATCTCCTTTGAGTATTGAAGCAAAAGGCTGTTTCTTTTTCCACTCCGGGTGCTTAGGGGCAAGAGCCTTGATGCGGTCAGCGGCAAAGTAGTATTGAAAATATACCGGTTGCTCCGACCAGAGCGTACCGTCATTATCAAAGGTGGCAATACGTTTGTTTATTTGTACAAAACCGGGAGAGACAGGTTTTGTCACCTTTTCAACAAATGCAACGATGGCTTTCTTTGGCGCTGTGTTATTCCAGGACGGCAGAGGATCAACTGCAGCAAACGATGTGTTTGCTGTCAGCAGCAGGATTAGAAGAAACTTTAACGGGCCTCTCATTTTAATTTCGCCCTCATTTCCGGGCTCAATTGCTTAATAAGCTCTGCATTATAGGAACCGGTCGGCATCGGCTTTATTGTCGGATCTTTAGTCGGATTATAACCGTATATGTTAGCGCCGGTTATCTGCTGCGCCGCAACGGCATATTTGCGCGATCTTGCCGCGGGAGTCCCTTCTTTGACCGAAGGATCAACATTAGTTGTGACTATCGATACCGTGTTATCGCTGTTAAGATAGAGCTCAAAGGTACGCAGCTGTTGCGGAAAATCCCTAAGGGACGAAGTTTCAACTCCCCAAAATCCTTTTTCTGGAGCATTTGGATCAGGAGACTTAAAGGCTTTTACGGTATTTAAATGACGGTGCCCCGACAACCACATGAGCAGATTAGGATGGCTTTGAAGCTCGGCTATCAGCCCCGGCAGGGTAACTGCGTTTTGAGGATCGGTCCACCAGCCCATTTCGGACCTTGGAGCTGTCTCTTCTACTCCTATCGGCACATGCGCTGCGATCATCATGAGCTGACCGGCGGCATCACCGGCGGCCAGTTCTTTTTTAAGCCAGGTCCAGCGCTCCTGATCAAGAAAGCCATGCCCGTGGACATCGTAAGAGCCGTCGTTATCCTTTTGAGTATCATCAAGTACTATCACCTTGAGCGGCACGGATGACTTAGGCACAAAACTGTAGCAGGCAAATCCCCTGTCGGCATCGGCTTTGTTAAAGCCATGCCCTGAAGGTTTTGTTGAAGTATTAAAGAATTCCTTCATCCACTCCCCTCTTAGAAGCGAACGGCGGTTTGGGTCGGCCGCAACTTTTGGAACATCCTTAAAGCCTGTAACAGGTCCGGCATATTTGACATCACCGTAAGGGGTGGAACCGTCAACAACTCCCATATAATAATCAGGACTGTTAATGCCCAACGGATCCCTTAGGATATCTCCCATGGCAATGACTTCACTGGACACATAGGACTGGCGGAGATCTTTTCTGGGACCATAGTCAACGGGGATCGATCCGAGCCAAAAATGATCATGGTTGCCTATCGTCTGGTACCAGGGGATGGACTTATCAAGCCCTGCCGCTTTATAAGGCTTTTGATAATCTATCTTATCAGCCCCCAGATGAGCGCCAGAACTCGGTGTAATTACCTTGCCATCAAGAACATCGATATACCATCTTGTTTCGTTGTATTGCGTGCTATTTCCAGCATCTCCCAAAGACAGGCCAAAATCAAACGGCTCCTTTTTATGAAGAGCATTGATGGTTTGCACTGCCGCATCAAGGACATGCGTTGTATACAGCATGACCCCGGAGTATAGAGAAGCGCTGATCGACAAGGCCTTATAAATGCGCGAAAGAAATATCCCCTGATTGGGAGCCTCTTTGTCCGTTATATGAATGTCAGAAATAGTAAAGAACCTCAGAAGTTTTTTCCTTCCGGCAACTGACGGAGATCTATAACCGGCCGGCATGATATCTGTACGCACCGCGGCTTTGGCAGGAGCACCATAGGTCCAGTTCCCATAGCCGTATCGGTCATATTTTGAGATCTCATCAAGCCGGATCTTTACCGAAGGTCTTGGCCCGGGCACTATCGTCCGCTCAAGAGTTGTAGAAACCCTCGGATCGATAGGATATCCTCCAGGCGCAGAGCACCCCGCCAGAAAAAAGGTCAGCATCCCCATCACCAACACTAAACCGGCTTCTGCTAATTTGCGGACGGTCATTATAAGACCTTCTCTCTGTTAATTCTGGACCGCGACAAAAGGATTTTACCTTGTAAGGAACACTATGTAAAGGAATATTTGCTGATCTTGTACGGCCAACAGCTCCACTATTGGTCTTCTGAGGCTGGAGCGGAGGCGTCCGCAAGGCCCAGCCTCTGGGCAACCCGGTTTATCGTTATCCCCTGAAAAAGAAGAGAAAGGACAACGGCAAAAAAGATAATATTGAAAATATCCCTGCCGGCCTCAATTCCCGCAGCCACAGGATAAGTGGCCAGAACTATCGGGACCGCACCTCTTAGTCCGCTCCAACTGACAAAAACCTTCTCTTTTATGCTGAAGTTGCTGAACGCGGTGCACAGCAGGACCGCAACTGGCCTGGCTATAAAAGTGATGATGACAAAAAGCGCCAGCCCCTGGACCCAGATAACACCGAACTCTCTCGGAAATACCAGCAAACCCAGGATGACAAAGATGGCCGCATTGGCAATGGCAGAAAGCGCTTCAAAAAATGCGGAAACGGCCGCCCTGCGGTGAAGCACTTTTGAGTTGCCCATCACATAGCCTGCAAAGAAAGCGGACAACATTCCGCTACCCATGACCATATCGGCCGCTCCGTAGGACAAAAGCACGATGCCTATCGTGAACAGATAAAGATATCCCCTGTCCAGGCTCCTTATGCGCTCAAAAATATAGCAGCCGGCAAATCCTATCAGCAGGCCTATGCCTATGCCGGAGGCGAACTGCCAGAAGAGGGTGCTGCTTACCGCAAAGGGGTGCTGCATCTTGTCCCCGATCAGGGATACCATGACCATAGTAAGAACGATCGCCATGGGATCGTTGGTGGCAGATTCTGTTTTTGTCAGCATCTGAAGCCTGGGATTGGTCATAGGGAACCTAAGGATAGAAAAAACAGCGGCGGCATCCGTTGAAGAGATTATGCAGCCCAGCAGCAGCGCATGATAGAGCCCGTAGCCCAGCACCGCATGTAGTAGAAAGCCTGTGACACCCGCAGTGAGCGCCACTCCAATGGTAGAAAGCGCAATGGAGGGCCAGAACACTGCCTTAAGCACATCTTTTCTGGTGCCGAACCCGCCGATAAAAAGCACAAAGACAAGGCACAGGTCCGCGATCTGCTTTGCGAGCATGGAGTTGTCAAAATAGATCACCCCGGTAACATCGCTGCCAAAAAAGATGCCTGCCGCCAGCGCTATCGCCACCAGGGGCAGCCTCCACCGGCTGACAAGTTTGGCCGCCATCACTATCGAGATCAAAATAAGCGCGGATATAATGTACATGTCTTAATCAAAGCAGATAATGCTGTTATTGTCCAGACCACCCTTTCTAAAGCCGAAAATCATCCGATCAGGAATTTGACAAGGAAAGGCCTAGCGCTCCAGCGGCCTTTCAAATATCTTATTCCGTAAGCGGTGGCGATCAAAAAAAGCATGAAAAGAGCGTACAGTACTATAAAAACATCAAAACTCTGCCCCGGCCAGAATACTCCCAGCAAATATTTGATGAGCGCAAGGTGGAAGATATATGTAAAGAGAGAGCTTTCTCCCAACACCTGTAAGGGCTTTAAAAGCTTAAGTCCGGGATTTAGGTCCACCGCGGAAAAAAGCGTAAGGATGATGCCTATCGAGGTCACTATGTAGCCGATCGTCGGAAAGTAGAAGAGCTCGCTGTAATTTTCGCGGATCAAAAGCGGACCGGGATATACAGCCCACAAAGCCGCCCCGGATGCCAGGATAAAGAGCCCGATCAGGAGCGACTTTTTGCTGCCAAAGCGCAGAGGGCTGGCCAGCCTTGCTTTTTGAAGGACCGGGCCAAGGAACGAAAAACCTAGCCAGGGAAAAAGAGGAAAAAAGCCGTCGGCTATCCAGTTCTTGGCTGTCTGTACAAAGTCTACATCCAGATTAAAAAGATTGAACGGCCTCAGGATCAGCACATCATACTGCTGATAACCAAGCAACCATCTAAAGACCGGCCCCAAAAGAAAGATCAGGAATATTGCCGCCCAGCGGGAACGGTCGCTCAGTTTTAGGAACAGGTAGGCAAGAGGCATGGAAACGCCGATGGTATAGAGCACGTCCACGCTTATAAAAGGCAGAGTGTGCCAGATAAATACATCTATGAGCGCGGCCGCGCCCAGCGTCAGCAGCCCTCTTTCCAGGTAATATCTAAAATCGTGCTCCCCTGCAGAACCCTTAAGGGCTATCATAAGGCCGCTCAGCATTATAAAAAGCGGAGCCGCAAAAGTGCCGAAGAATCTGAAAAGAAAAGGAGGCGGCATTATTAGCACATAAGCTGACATATTGGCCGCCACCATGGTCAATATCGCTATCCCGCGCATGATGTCGATAGACACATCCCTCTTTTTCTTCTGATCGCTTTCCATTTTTTTCTCCTTTGCTTTCTTTGGCCTTTAACAGGACATTGTATTAAAGGTCCTGATCGTCTGTCAGCCTTCTATCTTTATTCCAAAAGGAGCAAGCAGGGCTAAGACATCGGGTATGGAAAATCGTGCCTGCTTCATCCTGTTACCGGCGGGATCAATATAGTAGTTGTAAGCGCCGACAAAATTAGCCTTTTCCAGGTTCGTTTTATGAAATCTGCTTGCCTTAAGGTCGGAGTTCGAAAAATCGGAACCGGAAAGGTCGGCGTTCACGAAGTCCGTATCCCTGATAGTGCATCCCGTGAATTTGCTGTTCTTCATCTTTAAGGCGCTAAAGTTGCACAGCTCTATCCTGCATTTTTTAAAGCCCCAGTTCAGCAATGACGCATTAACAGCAGAGAATATGACGCCGAGAAGCTTGCAGTTCTCAAAAACTGTCTGCTGAAAAGTTGAGTTATCGACCTTTATATTGGAAAGATCGCAGTTAATAAAACTGCAGTCTACAAAGGATGACCAGGAGAATTTGCTCTCATTGAAAGAACAGTTCTTGAACACGCAGTCAGAGAATTCTTTTTTACTGATGTCATGCTTATTCAGGACAACATCGGTAAATGTCACCCCCTCATACGCCTGCTCACTAAAGTTTTGAATAACCTGTTCGATCATTTGGACCATAATACCAATTATAGTCCGATGTGGTCAATGTTTAGGTGATCAGGCGGGAAAATTGCTGCCCTTCGACTCGGGGGCTCGCTCAGGGCAAGTAACCGACATAAAGGAGGGCTTTATTCATGAAAAGATCCAATAAGGTTGATGAGGGTGTTGAAAAATCCAACAGCCAAACAATTATACCTATCGAGATCATAGAAAACAGGATATTTCTGATCAGAGGATAAAAAGTCATGCTTGATAATGATCTTGCTGAATTGTACGGGGTAGAAACAAAGAACTTTAAAAGAGCTGTCAGAAGAAATATTTTCCGTTTTCCGCATGATTTCATGATCAAACTTACGATTGAAGAACAAAGTGCTTTAAGGTGCCATTTTGGCGCCTTAGAAAGAGGCAAACATTCAAAATATTTGATGTACGCTTTTACGGAACAGGGCATCTCAATGCTGTCCAGCGTTTTGAGCAGCAGAAGGGCTATATCCGTGAATATCCAGATCATGAGAACTTTCACAAAATTAAGAGCAATGTTATCTGGATATAAAGAGTTAAGAGAAAAGATTGAGGAAATGGAAAAGAAATATGACGGACAATTCAAGATCGTTTTTGAAGCTTTGAAGGAAATGCTATATGAAAAGGAAAAGCCAAAAGCAAAAATCGGTTTTTTAAGGGATTAAACTGGACGATTAGCCACGGGTTTGTGATATAATTTTGTTTATAATCCCCTGTAGCCCATCGACTCGCGCTTCGACAGGCTCAGCGCTCGCTCGGGGCTTAGAGGATAATTGTTTGGGAGTGGTAATCCCCTGTAGCTCAATCGGTAGAGCACCTGACTGTTAATCAGGTTGTTGCTGGTTCGAGTCCAGCCGGGGGAGAATCTTTTTTGTTGCAAACCATTGTTGATGTTAGGCGGCTTGGAGGCGTCGCAAGATGCCGACAAGCCGCCTGATCTTTATTATCACCACAAAACTTATGTTCCGCCGGAGGTTCGCGAAGCGGACCGGAGGCGGGCTCTACGCTCTCGGAATACAAAATTTTGACTTCTATTGTCTCTTTCGAATAAATGACCTTTTCGATGTGCCTTTTCAGTATTTCCCGCTTCTCATATTTACCCGCAAGAGCTGATGCTTTTACAATATTTTCAAGGGTTTTCATGAAGTTTTCGGCTGAAAAGCCATTTTGCGGTGATCGCACCCCCTGTAGTTCGAGTCCTGCGGTCGTATCCTTCTTTTCATTGTTAAGTCTAAAAATAAAATCTTCCGCGAACTGTTTGTTCTTTGACATCATGTCGAGATTATTGATGATAAAAGCTTCCAGGCGGTCCGCGCTTATCTGCCTTGTCCCGCACGCGGAGCAGTCTCTTTTATATGTGCTTGAGCATCTGTAATAGAAATACCGGGTCTGTTTCCCTTTCTTGTGTTTATTGCTGAACACAGAAGACATTATCGAGCCGCACTCTTTGCACTCGATCATTCCCGGGAACAGCGTATTATTAAAGGCCTTCCCTCTTTTAATCCGGTATTTCTTGAATTCCTGCGTATCATCAAATAGCTTTTGGCTTATTATCGGCTCATGCAATCCGTCATAGATGTTATCCCTGAATTTAATCTTACCCAGATAGATCACGCCTTTTCTTAATATCCAGGTGATCTCTGATTTTGAGAAGACCTGCTCTTTTCTGTAAAGGATCTTCTTATCTTTGAGCAAGTCATAGATTTTACCGATGGATTTTGTTTCGATAAAAACCTTGAATATGGTCCTGACGATCCTTGCTTCATCAGGATTTATGATAAGTCTCTTGTTCTCGAGCTTATATCCGTATGGAGCCGGTCCGCCATGCCAGAAACCTTTCTTTGCTCTTTCGATCATTTTATCTCTCGTCCTTTCACTGATAAGCTCCCGCTCAAACTGGGCAAAGGTGAGCATTATATTCCTTAACAGCCTTCCTGACGGCGTCGAAGTGTCAAACCTTTCAGTAACGGATATGAAACTGACATTGTGATTATCAAATATCTCTATGAGGTGATAAAAGTCTTTCGGAGACCTTGTCAGCCTGTCGATTTTATAAGCAATTACGGAGTTAATAAGTCCATGTTCTATGTCATAGAGCATTCTTTGAAGGCTTGGCCT
Proteins encoded:
- a CDS encoding HAD family hydrolase produces the protein MRGPLKFLLILLLTANTSFAAVDPLPSWNNTAPKKAIVAFVEKVTKPVSPGFVQINKRIATFDNDGTLWSEQPVYFQYYFAADRIKALAPKHPEWKKKQPFASILKGDLKSAFSIGDKALMEMFVAAQEGLTTEEFEKVAAAWINKARHPKTKRLYREMVYQPMIELLSYLRASGFKTYIVSGGDRQFMLPWTEKVYGIPPEQVIGSELKMKFELRNGKPVIVALPQLGFINDRDGKPLGIQSRIGRRPIASFGNSDGDLPMMQWTAAGSGPSFCMYIHHTDAKREWAYDRKSAVGRLDKGLDMAKANGWTVVDMKKDWRTVYSFGEK
- a CDS encoding TIGR03768 family metallophosphoesterase, translating into MTVRKLAEAGLVLVMGMLTFFLAGCSAPGGYPIDPRVSTTLERTIVPGPRPSVKIRLDEISKYDRYGYGNWTYGAPAKAAVRTDIMPAGYRSPSVAGRKKLLRFFTISDIHITDKEAPNQGIFLSRIYKALSISASLYSGVMLYTTHVLDAAVQTINALHKKEPFDFGLSLGDAGNSTQYNETRWYIDVLDGKVITPSSGAHLGADKIDYQKPYKAAGLDKSIPWYQTIGNHDHFWLGSIPVDYGPRKDLRQSYVSSEVIAMGDILRDPLGINSPDYYMGVVDGSTPYGDVKYAGPVTGFKDVPKVAADPNRRSLLRGEWMKEFFNTSTKPSGHGFNKADADRGFACYSFVPKSSVPLKVIVLDDTQKDNDGSYDVHGHGFLDQERWTWLKKELAAGDAAGQLMMIAAHVPIGVEETAPRSEMGWWTDPQNAVTLPGLIAELQSHPNLLMWLSGHRHLNTVKAFKSPDPNAPEKGFWGVETSSLRDFPQQLRTFELYLNSDNTVSIVTTNVDPSVKEGTPAARSRKYAVAAQQITGANIYGYNPTKDPTIKPMPTGSYNAELIKQLSPEMRAKLK
- a CDS encoding glycosyltransferase family 4 protein gives rise to the protein MFKRKKDLNVAFIGNYLPRVCGIATFTADLCKAVMKSLSDKSSVFAIALNDEGKLYDYPKEVIFSINQNRQKDYIEAANIINTSNAQVVCLQHEFGIFGGWDGIYILSLLSKLTVPLVTTFHTVLQTPNANQKRIMSELIQRSNKVVVMSKKSIELLKEVYGAPAEKIEMIFHGTPDFTSLDSSHYKKRFKLEGRKMILTFGLLSPNKGIEAVIKALPPVVKEFPDLTYVVLGRTHPHVKRDHGERYRESLVKLVGKLNLRPHVIFDDRFVKLEELYEWLIASDIYVTPYMNKAQVVSGTLSYAIGAGNAILSTPYWYAEEMLCDNKGLLFDFNDSEKLSQLLLGLLKDEKKLKELQARTYGFGRQMTWKKVSSRYAELLSKVSGEKKAVYLHYPKSTSTMGLPEFDLSHIKRLTDDTGIIQHAKYLIPDRSTGYCLDDNARAIMVAAWAVFLLKEEAAQELLPVYCGYIKHMQKQDGSFANFMDYKRNLLEEKGSDDSNGRAVWALGFLIWRNKDESYRSFAAELIRRSFNMISGLNLRGKAFAALGLSCYLRTFNSDEQAYSLLKKLALELEEAYKKHAQPGWDWFEDILCYDNAVLPMALFNAYGILRDESLLSAAEASLAFLEKLTFNNGILSVIGNDGWYRKGGKKAQFDQQPIDVTAMVMAFQSAYRTTHNTGYLKKMKTAFDWFLGENDLGIPMYDIASKGCSDGLMKGGASLNQGAESTISFLLALLAMMEEHEIEDLE
- a CDS encoding glycoside hydrolase family 130 protein, which translates into the protein MTPFSLFKQQPKHPFYEEERNIYVGNLNLEGDQLKDLHHLKGIFKRILHKRIDRFHPDNKRVITRFLEIGSPSHLRSVIKRAVELGKEETQKRTAEVIKEFSKRHHNFEEILMKNYLRVEGIAASFGHFLYREKKLFIGSLFTLEYSHESTSLFNPSVVLYPKQNDLKEGQLRVVFCFRATGEGHISSIVFRSAIIESNNDIYLEPVSRFAATPDIIMDPSYDKDNFIEKLRDLNSYDDAAASVMGQLGDTFTYSELMEKLKDPRSRLKWLADCNYEVHFPADRLISERVVFPVSPSESNGMEDARFVRFAKEDGTFTYYATYTAYNGSAILPGLLETKDFHHFKINTLNGKFARDKGMALFPRKVNGRYLMVSRADGENLFLMYSDNLYFWNEAVKLQEPRYAWEMVKIGNCGSPIETKEGWLLLTHGIGPMRKYCIGVELLDLNDPSRVIAKLEEPLISPTEEGRDGYVPNVVYSCGSILVRDKLIIPYASSDSVSSIAIIGVKELLDRLLKR
- a CDS encoding potassium/proton antiporter translates to MYIISALILISIVMAAKLVSRWRLPLVAIALAAGIFFGSDVTGVIYFDNSMLAKQIADLCLVFVLFIGGFGTRKDVLKAVFWPSIALSTIGVALTAGVTGFLLHAVLGYGLYHALLLGCIISSTDAAAVFSILRFPMTNPRLQMLTKTESATNDPMAIVLTMVMVSLIGDKMQHPFAVSSTLFWQFASGIGIGLLIGFAGCYIFERIRSLDRGYLYLFTIGIVLLSYGAADMVMGSGMLSAFFAGYVMGNSKVLHRRAAVSAFFEALSAIANAAIFVILGLLVFPREFGVIWVQGLALFVIITFIARPVAVLLCTAFSNFSIKEKVFVSWSGLRGAVPIVLATYPVAAGIEAGRDIFNIIFFAVVLSLLFQGITINRVAQRLGLADASAPASEDQ